In a single window of the Leptospira sanjuanensis genome:
- a CDS encoding peptidoglycan DD-metalloendopeptidase family protein, producing the protein MIFKKPRQLNAGKELLRTDNFTLIYLGAFHFHYSFYFRGNLYHGNLDFRRKRFRLIPIFASAALFIAFLGFGMNPSNAMIDSSGKEITENDSEDLKAKSGDEKFLEESEKAKLTILMAKELKNPSEKKKQLKVTTYRVKRNETLAEIATRFKVSMESIAGSSNIKIDDTLYPGQILSIPNKQGLLYKMKTGDTVAKVASLYKVNLDEIMLENKLDDLDILRPGQKVFLPGAVIPDPAPKWVIPVASRIVTSNFGFRTFPRRKFHEGLDLKAFYEPIAAARNGKVIYAGWMGGYGNVVVIEHTDDFKTLYAHNSKLFVQRGDYVLAGKKIARSGSTGYSFGPHLHFEVIKNGQPVNPSKYLKGLTFRKGGPTH; encoded by the coding sequence ATGATCTTCAAAAAGCCCAGACAACTGAATGCGGGGAAGGAACTCCTTAGAACGGACAACTTCACCCTGATCTATCTGGGTGCCTTTCATTTTCATTATTCCTTTTATTTCAGAGGCAATCTTTATCACGGGAATCTCGACTTTCGCAGAAAAAGGTTCCGTCTCATTCCCATCTTCGCATCGGCCGCTCTCTTTATCGCCTTCTTAGGATTCGGAATGAATCCGAGCAACGCGATGATCGATTCTTCCGGAAAAGAAATTACGGAGAACGATTCCGAGGATCTCAAGGCGAAATCGGGTGATGAAAAGTTTCTCGAAGAATCGGAAAAGGCAAAACTTACGATTCTAATGGCGAAGGAACTCAAAAATCCTTCGGAAAAAAAGAAACAACTCAAGGTAACGACTTACCGCGTAAAACGAAATGAAACGTTAGCCGAAATTGCGACCCGATTCAAGGTTTCCATGGAATCGATCGCGGGTTCTTCGAACATCAAAATCGACGACACTTTGTATCCGGGTCAAATATTAAGTATTCCGAATAAACAAGGGCTTCTCTACAAGATGAAAACCGGAGACACAGTCGCGAAAGTGGCCAGTCTCTACAAGGTCAACTTGGACGAGATCATGCTCGAAAACAAACTGGACGATCTCGACATTCTCCGACCGGGACAAAAAGTATTCTTACCCGGAGCGGTCATTCCCGATCCGGCTCCGAAGTGGGTGATTCCGGTCGCTTCCCGAATCGTGACTTCCAACTTCGGATTCAGAACTTTCCCGAGAAGAAAGTTCCACGAAGGTCTGGACTTAAAGGCCTTCTACGAACCGATCGCGGCCGCAAGAAACGGAAAAGTCATCTACGCTGGATGGATGGGCGGTTACGGAAACGTGGTCGTGATCGAACATACGGACGATTTCAAAACTCTTTACGCACACAATTCCAAGTTGTTCGTACAACGCGGCGACTACGTTTTAGCCGGAAAGAAAATCGCAAGATCCGGTTCCACCGGTTATTCTTTCGGTCCTCACCTTCACTTTGAAGTCATCAAAAACGGTCAACCGGTCAATCCTTCTAAATATCTCAAAGGTCTTACGTTCCGCAAGGGCGGACCAACCCACTAA
- a CDS encoding penicillin-binding protein 1A: MKHEPSSYLFRFFVIHFRDRILQRILDSENPLKQLAKVCAGLLFLNGFLFVFSIKDLWRVPDSNLYEKPSVLYGLNDKNEYEPIAEFYRFSRVVLNIKELPPEEDGKPNKLIRSFVSTEDNNFYSHWGLDLRGIFRAFMVNLLAGRIKEGASTITQQVARLKFLNTERSFLRKAREAWLALLLEAVFDKDTLMEIYLNEIPLGHGTIGVGAAARFYFRKDVKELTWGESALLASLTTRPTEFSPLVNPNSSSAKVRVVFKKFVENGILDIKTAEKEYDAFSEYYITLNRSPNDSAFSDRLNRFPYFTEYVRKNLTRYIPKTTLYSGGLKIYSTLNIQHQTQAEKALYAGLKAQTALSNQRTFTKIDAFDDAYGEIYDILAMIHDVPEFKFKISRSVRTFSRAWQEDLRDELSALNLLSGTESLGEAIEWSYRSQQTEDFLLPVEGALISIRPDSGYITAMVGGSGFRSDNQQIRAFQAYRQPGSAFKPLVYAAAMEYYNQHPDPKKNVTAASLFSDSPLQYVLEDGDEWNPSNYTGEYSGFIKLREALELSRNSVAVRVLEHTGISNLMPNLEKILQIENRSIPRNYSISLGTFEVSPYELARAYAVLASGGKQVFPLSVLYVEDGSGNVIKDFREEAGKQEKKQILSPEVCFILTSMMEDVIKKGTGTGASSYGLSRPAAGKTGTTNNFRDAWFAGYTADLVSVVWLGYDTGTLSMGRGMSGGVVAAPIWGRFMSNALSREKSKSFHFGETGVVRKTICSISGKLPGSHCNQTEEEYFTKDTVPKEVCDDHRGAGFIPEPEPEHHSSHQTKVKKKQKTNIFQGDDDLIR; encoded by the coding sequence ATGAAACACGAACCATCCAGTTATCTTTTCCGTTTTTTTGTGATCCACTTCCGCGACAGGATTCTTCAGAGAATTCTCGATTCGGAAAATCCCCTCAAACAACTCGCGAAGGTCTGCGCGGGGCTTTTGTTTTTGAACGGATTTCTTTTCGTTTTCTCGATCAAAGATTTATGGAGAGTTCCCGATTCGAATCTTTATGAAAAACCTTCCGTCTTATACGGATTAAACGATAAAAACGAATACGAACCGATCGCCGAGTTCTATCGATTCTCCCGCGTCGTATTAAACATCAAGGAACTTCCTCCCGAAGAGGACGGCAAACCGAACAAGCTGATCCGCAGTTTCGTTTCGACCGAGGACAACAATTTTTATTCCCACTGGGGCTTGGACCTGCGGGGAATTTTCCGCGCGTTTATGGTCAACCTTCTCGCGGGAAGAATCAAGGAAGGAGCGTCGACGATCACGCAGCAGGTCGCGCGTCTTAAATTCTTAAACACGGAAAGATCGTTCTTGCGAAAAGCGAGAGAAGCCTGGCTCGCACTTCTTCTCGAAGCGGTGTTCGACAAAGACACGCTCATGGAAATCTATCTCAACGAAATTCCTCTCGGCCACGGAACGATCGGGGTCGGAGCCGCCGCGAGATTCTACTTCCGCAAGGACGTCAAAGAACTGACTTGGGGAGAATCGGCCCTTCTCGCGAGTTTGACCACGAGACCGACGGAATTTTCCCCCTTGGTCAACCCGAATTCTTCCAGCGCGAAAGTCCGAGTCGTTTTCAAAAAGTTCGTCGAGAACGGAATCCTCGACATCAAAACGGCGGAAAAAGAATACGACGCGTTTTCCGAATATTACATTACTCTAAACCGTTCTCCGAACGACTCCGCGTTTTCCGATCGTCTCAACCGCTTTCCGTATTTCACGGAATACGTTCGTAAAAACTTAACTCGTTATATCCCGAAGACGACTTTGTACAGCGGCGGCCTCAAGATCTATTCCACGCTCAACATTCAACACCAAACGCAGGCGGAAAAGGCTTTGTATGCGGGACTCAAAGCGCAGACGGCGCTTTCCAATCAAAGAACGTTCACAAAGATCGACGCCTTCGACGACGCGTACGGAGAAATCTACGACATTCTCGCGATGATCCACGACGTTCCCGAATTCAAGTTCAAAATTTCCAGATCGGTGCGGACGTTCAGCAGAGCCTGGCAGGAAGACTTACGCGACGAACTCAGCGCGCTCAATCTTTTGAGCGGAACCGAATCGCTGGGCGAAGCGATCGAGTGGAGTTACCGCAGTCAACAAACGGAAGACTTTCTTCTTCCCGTGGAAGGGGCGTTGATCTCGATCCGTCCCGACAGCGGTTATATCACGGCGATGGTCGGGGGTTCCGGTTTTCGGTCGGACAACCAACAGATACGAGCGTTTCAAGCGTACAGGCAACCCGGCTCCGCGTTCAAGCCGCTCGTGTATGCGGCGGCGATGGAATACTACAATCAACATCCCGATCCGAAAAAGAACGTAACGGCCGCTTCTCTTTTTTCCGATTCTCCGCTTCAATACGTATTGGAAGACGGCGATGAATGGAATCCGTCCAATTACACGGGAGAATATTCAGGATTTATAAAGTTACGCGAAGCGCTTGAACTTTCCCGAAACAGCGTCGCGGTGCGCGTTCTTGAACACACCGGAATCAGCAACTTAATGCCGAATCTGGAAAAAATTCTCCAGATAGAAAATAGATCCATACCGAGAAACTATTCGATCTCGCTCGGAACCTTCGAAGTGTCTCCGTACGAACTTGCAAGAGCGTACGCGGTACTCGCGTCGGGAGGAAAACAAGTCTTCCCGTTGAGCGTTCTTTATGTGGAAGACGGTTCAGGCAACGTAATCAAAGACTTTCGAGAAGAAGCGGGCAAACAGGAGAAGAAACAAATTCTTTCTCCCGAAGTTTGTTTTATTCTTACTTCGATGATGGAAGACGTGATCAAAAAAGGAACGGGGACCGGAGCTTCTTCCTATGGACTCAGCCGACCCGCCGCCGGTAAAACCGGAACGACGAATAACTTTCGGGACGCGTGGTTTGCGGGTTATACGGCGGATCTTGTGAGCGTTGTCTGGCTTGGTTACGATACGGGAACTCTTTCCATGGGCCGGGGAATGTCGGGCGGGGTCGTTGCGGCTCCGATCTGGGGAAGATTTATGTCCAACGCACTTTCTCGCGAGAAGTCAAAGTCCTTTCACTTCGGAGAAACGGGCGTGGTCCGCAAAACGATCTGTTCCATCTCGGGAAAACTTCCGGGGTCTCATTGCAATCAAACGGAAGAAGAATACTTCACCAAGGATACGGTCCCTAAAGAAGTTTGCGACGATCACAGAGGAGCGGGTTTTATTCCCGAACCGGAACCGGAACATCATTCTTCCCATCAAACCAAAGTTAAAAAGAAGCAGAAAACCAATATTTTCCAGGGCGACGATGATTTGATTCGGTAA
- a CDS encoding MarR family winged helix-turn-helix transcriptional regulator, protein MKEFLIENTLGYRINRAAIVMKLELQDRFKNAGFEITPEEWVILNRLWESDGMNQNEISQKTLKDKTTVTRFLNAMEEDGLIRRVVSENDRRNRLIFLTERGKRLKEKLIPIAKSLLGDVAIGLNKEQLTVTMEVLARIEQNLANLKTKSETE, encoded by the coding sequence ATGAAAGAGTTTTTGATCGAGAATACTCTCGGCTACCGGATCAATCGCGCCGCGATCGTGATGAAGTTGGAGCTGCAGGATCGTTTTAAGAACGCGGGATTCGAGATCACGCCTGAAGAGTGGGTGATTCTCAATCGGCTTTGGGAATCGGACGGAATGAACCAGAACGAAATTTCCCAAAAAACCTTGAAGGATAAAACTACGGTCACGCGGTTCTTGAACGCGATGGAAGAGGACGGTTTGATTCGGAGGGTTGTATCTGAAAACGATCGTAGAAATCGGCTTATCTTTCTGACGGAGCGCGGTAAACGCCTCAAGGAAAAGCTGATTCCAATCGCTAAATCATTGTTAGGTGATGTGGCGATCGGTCTGAATAAAGAACAGCTTACGGTTACGATGGAGGTTCTTGCGCGTATCGAACAAAATCTCGCGAATCTAAAAACAAAATCGGAAACGGAATAA
- a CDS encoding alpha/beta hydrolase, with amino-acid sequence MKNLIFLSPILLLFFSFGCKTPSLEELLDQRLIKNYDQTETLNLYYATLRAQNSSAQNSCSDSYFLTTGNQELKTGYCIVNVPANHEVGALPAGLGSRENYFQFLGHKPFENRDALVEDLKKDPFDEVLVFVHGFNVKFEEAILRGGQIRYDLKFPGKIVIFTWPAGSEAGLINQVLLKGTYEKNLSSARSSRDEFKNFLKSLQKVGKKVHLIVHSMGHQVVLPALAEIGKESKQPAVQELILNAPDFDSGEFRLLSDSLLKAAKRTTLYCSPGDSALQASASVNQGGRLGSCVILPGIDVVNVNPVDSSLISLGHGYYSSKPLLTDIYQILLGVKAEKRLFIRKSAGNENYVLRN; translated from the coding sequence ATGAAGAATTTGATTTTCTTGTCCCCGATTCTACTTTTGTTTTTCAGCTTCGGCTGCAAAACCCCTTCCCTCGAAGAATTACTCGATCAACGTCTGATCAAAAATTACGATCAAACCGAAACGCTCAACTTATACTACGCGACGCTTCGCGCGCAAAACTCGAGCGCTCAAAATTCATGCAGCGATTCATACTTCTTAACGACCGGAAATCAGGAACTCAAAACCGGATATTGTATCGTAAACGTTCCCGCCAATCACGAGGTAGGAGCTCTTCCCGCCGGACTCGGAAGTCGGGAGAACTACTTTCAATTTCTCGGCCATAAACCCTTTGAAAACCGGGACGCGCTCGTCGAGGATCTCAAAAAAGATCCTTTCGACGAGGTGCTCGTCTTCGTTCATGGATTCAACGTAAAGTTCGAAGAAGCGATTCTGCGCGGAGGACAAATCCGATACGACCTGAAATTCCCCGGAAAAATCGTAATCTTTACTTGGCCCGCGGGAAGCGAAGCCGGTTTGATCAATCAGGTTCTGCTCAAAGGAACCTACGAAAAAAATCTCTCCTCCGCGAGAAGCTCCCGAGACGAATTTAAGAATTTTCTAAAATCCCTGCAAAAGGTCGGTAAGAAGGTTCATCTCATCGTACATTCCATGGGACATCAAGTCGTTCTACCTGCGTTAGCCGAAATCGGGAAAGAATCGAAACAACCCGCCGTCCAGGAATTGATTCTGAACGCACCCGATTTCGATTCGGGAGAATTCAGACTTCTTTCGGATTCGCTTTTGAAAGCCGCAAAACGGACGACGCTTTACTGTTCGCCCGGCGACAGCGCGCTTCAAGCGTCCGCATCGGTCAATCAAGGAGGACGTCTCGGTTCCTGCGTGATCCTTCCGGGGATCGACGTAGTCAATGTGAACCCGGTTGATTCTTCCCTAATTTCACTCGGTCATGGATATTATTCTTCCAAACCGCTCTTAACGGACATCTATCAGATTCTACTTGGAGTAAAAGCGGAGAAGCGATTGTTTATCCGCAAATCCGCCGGTAACGAGAACTACGTTTTGCGGAATTGA
- a CDS encoding histidine kinase dimerization/phosphoacceptor domain -containing protein, which yields MNMLQKPKILVVEDEIIVAVNLGQKLKKLGYELVGITSSGEEAIQKAEENHPDLVLMDINIEGNLDGIETAEVLRNRFHTPVIYLTAYADENTLDRAKKTQPLGYIVKPFESDQLRSSIEVALYKNEIEQRSKQTEEKLKGALDQLGAGIVTTDENGSLLFMNPAAEKLIGCKYEDYLGKPIQDILFFKDRTGDAVGNVVEEVLKSRLPKENGNLLLVSKNGNSQEVQLQSSPILGTEEKLTGTFNILRTKEQHTTAGEKDTYLKEIHHRIKNNLTIISSIFSLRSGQANGESNDVLRESQNRLRAVALLHEILYESKDLSSISFELYVKKLTDALFEIYQVDREKVRLELNIREGKVKAEIGMNLALIINELITNSLKHGLADSLSGLIRIHFTRENETLTLEVSDSGAGLPEESIRNRNPSSLGLSLVESLAKQIGGKVDLLNREGACVKLHFPASA from the coding sequence ATGAATATGCTTCAGAAACCCAAAATTTTGGTCGTTGAGGACGAGATCATCGTTGCAGTCAACCTAGGCCAAAAGCTCAAAAAGTTGGGTTACGAATTGGTTGGAATTACTTCTTCGGGTGAAGAGGCGATCCAAAAGGCAGAGGAAAATCACCCGGATCTTGTCTTGATGGATATCAATATCGAAGGCAACCTGGACGGGATCGAAACCGCCGAAGTTCTCCGAAACCGCTTTCACACCCCCGTTATTTATCTTACCGCTTACGCCGACGAAAACACCTTAGACAGAGCCAAAAAAACACAACCCCTCGGATACATCGTAAAACCTTTCGAGTCGGATCAGCTTCGTTCCTCCATAGAAGTAGCACTTTATAAAAACGAAATCGAACAGCGCTCCAAACAAACCGAGGAAAAACTCAAAGGCGCGTTAGACCAGCTCGGTGCGGGAATTGTAACGACCGACGAAAACGGATCTCTTCTTTTTATGAATCCTGCGGCGGAAAAACTCATCGGTTGCAAATACGAAGATTATCTCGGCAAACCGATTCAAGACATTCTCTTTTTCAAAGACAGAACGGGCGACGCAGTTGGAAACGTAGTGGAAGAAGTTTTGAAATCCAGACTTCCGAAAGAAAACGGAAATCTTCTTCTTGTTTCCAAAAACGGAAATAGCCAGGAAGTACAGCTCCAAAGTTCACCGATCTTAGGAACCGAGGAAAAACTGACGGGAACGTTCAACATTCTCCGGACCAAAGAACAACATACGACCGCCGGAGAAAAAGACACCTACCTCAAAGAAATTCATCATAGAATCAAAAACAATCTCACGATCATCTCCTCCATCTTCAGCTTACGTTCGGGCCAAGCCAACGGAGAATCAAACGACGTCCTCCGTGAAAGTCAGAATCGTCTGCGCGCCGTCGCGCTTCTTCATGAAATTTTATACGAAAGCAAGGATCTCTCTTCGATCAGTTTCGAGCTGTATGTGAAAAAACTCACCGACGCGCTTTTCGAAATCTATCAGGTGGATCGGGAAAAGGTTCGACTCGAACTGAACATCCGCGAGGGAAAAGTAAAAGCGGAGATCGGAATGAATCTCGCTTTGATCATCAACGAACTGATCACGAATTCTTTAAAACACGGATTGGCCGATTCCTTATCCGGGTTGATTCGGATTCATTTCACGAGGGAAAACGAAACGCTGACGCTGGAAGTTTCCGATAGCGGTGCGGGCCTCCCGGAAGAATCCATCCGAAATCGGAATCCAAGCTCGCTTGGCCTATCACTTGTGGAATCTTTGGCGAAACAAATCGGCGGAAAAGTCGATCTTTTGAATCGGGAAGGCGCCTGCGTTAAGCTGCATTTCCCTGCTTCCGCTTAA
- a CDS encoding bactofilin family protein: protein MAIGKENNNSVIGPGSIFEGKFYIAGSLRIDGKFEGEIKTDDTLYIGETGKVRTNIAAREVTVSGTMIGNIKAENEVRLEETGRLLGDIIAPALHLAKGVVAKGNITITGGQKKDVKKIVEESFGGTRTLDNGKDE, encoded by the coding sequence ATGGCCATCGGCAAGGAAAATAATAACAGCGTAATCGGTCCCGGGTCCATTTTTGAAGGGAAATTTTATATCGCGGGTTCTCTCCGCATCGACGGAAAATTCGAAGGGGAGATCAAAACGGACGATACCCTCTACATCGGAGAAACCGGTAAAGTAAGAACCAATATCGCCGCTCGCGAAGTGACCGTTTCCGGAACCATGATCGGAAACATCAAAGCCGAGAACGAAGTTCGTCTGGAAGAAACCGGAAGACTTTTAGGAGACATCATTGCCCCTGCCCTCCACTTAGCCAAAGGCGTGGTAGCAAAAGGAAACATAACGATCACCGGCGGCCAAAAGAAAGACGTAAAGAAAATCGTGGAAGAATCTTTCGGCGGAACCCGCACTTTGGATAACGGAAAGGACGAATAA